The following coding sequences lie in one Clostridiisalibacter paucivorans DSM 22131 genomic window:
- a CDS encoding energy-coupling factor transporter transmembrane component T, which yields MNSAFAGYHPTINFLYFTLVFLCSMFFMHPVSLFISFVCAFSYSVVLRRKRAVKFNILYLLPMMLMAALINPAFNHEGATILAYLDSGNPLTLESITYGIAAAVMLASVVSWFSCYNVIMTSDKFIYLFGSVIPALSLILSMALRFVPKFKAHIKIVSNAQKCVGRDVSNGSILQRAKNGIKILSIMITWALENAIETADSMKTRGYGLSGRTAFSIYRFDRRDKKALLVIGGTGAYVLLGAFFGGMYFRYFPSMKSVSLTPFSTSVFAAYFILSISPIVIERWEDRKWKELQSKI from the coding sequence ATGAATAGTGCCTTTGCAGGATACCATCCAACTATAAACTTTCTATACTTTACTTTGGTATTCTTGTGTTCCATGTTTTTTATGCATCCCGTTAGCCTTTTTATTTCCTTTGTTTGCGCATTTTCTTATTCTGTGGTACTTCGGAGAAAAAGAGCAGTAAAGTTTAATATATTATATTTATTACCTATGATGCTTATGGCTGCACTTATAAATCCTGCTTTTAACCATGAGGGTGCTACCATACTTGCATATTTAGATAGTGGGAATCCCCTTACATTGGAATCCATTACCTACGGCATCGCAGCGGCAGTAATGCTTGCTTCTGTGGTATCGTGGTTTTCCTGTTACAATGTAATTATGACCTCGGATAAGTTTATATATTTATTTGGCAGTGTAATTCCTGCGTTGTCCCTTATTTTATCTATGGCCCTTCGCTTTGTCCCGAAATTTAAGGCTCACATTAAGATTGTTTCTAATGCACAAAAATGTGTGGGACGAGATGTATCAAACGGAAGTATTTTACAAAGGGCAAAGAATGGTATTAAAATTTTATCTATTATGATTACGTGGGCGTTGGAAAATGCCATTGAAACAGCGGATTCTATGAAGACTCGTGGTTATGGACTTTCTGGCCGTACAGCTTTTTCTATCTATCGCTTTGATAGGAGAGATAAAAAAGCCCTTTTAGTAATAGGAGGTACAGGAGCATATGTACTTTTAGGTGCTTTTTTTGGAGGGATGTATTTCCGCTATTTTCCCAGTATGAAAAGCGTATCTCTTACTCCCTTTTCCACAAGTGTATTTGCAGCCTATTTCATATTAAGTATTTCACCTATAGTTATAGAAAGATGGGAGGATAGAAAATGGAAGGAATTACAGTCAAAGATTTAA